From a single Apium graveolens cultivar Ventura chromosome 2, ASM990537v1, whole genome shotgun sequence genomic region:
- the LOC141708423 gene encoding psoralen synthase has protein sequence MKMPEQNPLYLYFFSLFLVTVFVYKLLTLKKTPSKNLPPSPPRYPIIGNLHQIGPDPQHSLRDLALKYGPLMSLKFGTVPVLVVSSADAAREVLKTHDLIFADRPYSSVANKVFYNGKDMVFARYTEYWRQVKSICVTQLLSNKRVNSFQNVREEEVDLLVQNIENSCSKVINLTELLIEVTGNVVCKVSVGSGDKVDSYKILILEIMEMLGYSRSIEDFFPMFGWVDWLTGLRGKVAKAAKGVDDFLEGVLKEHLTARASNNASADNDFVSILLEIQEADAGSTMDNECIKSLIWDMLGAGTETISTALEWTLAALIKNPDAMLKLQNEVREIGKGKSKISEADLGKMTYLQAVMKESMRLYFTAPLLVPRESRQDVKFMGYDISAGTQVLINVWAIARDPSLWEKPEEFRPERFLNSHIDYKGFNYEYLPFGAGRRGCPGIQFAMAVNELVVANVIHKFNFELPDGERLEDLDMTAVSGITLRKKSPLLVVARPHV, from the exons ATGAAGATGCCGGAACAGAATCCCCTGTACCTGTATTTCTTCTCATTGTTTCTTGTCACAGTATTTGTGTACAAATTGTTAACACTTAAAAAAACACCCTCCAAGAATCTGCCACCTTCTCCACCAAGATACCCTATAATCGGAAACCTTCATCAAATCGGTCCAGACCCGCAGCATTCACTTAGAGACTTGGCTCTAAAGTATGGTCCACTAATGTCACTTAAGTTTGGAACTGTGCCTGTTCTTGTTGTTTCTTCAGCTGATGCGGCTCGTGAGGTTTTGAAAACTCATGATCTCATTTTCGCAGACAGGCCTTATTCAAGTGTCGCTAATAAAGTCTTCTATAATGGAAAGGACATGGTGTTTGCTCGTTATACTGAATATTGGAGACAAGTAAAGAGCATTTGCGTCACTCAGCTCTTAAGCAACAAAAGAGTTAATTCGTTTCAGAATGTCAGAGAAGAGGAGGTTGATCTTTTAGTCCAAAATATTGAAAATTCTTGTTCCAAAGTAATAAATTTAACCGAACTGTTGATAGAAGTAACTGGCAATGTAGTCTGCAAGGTTTCAGTAGGGAGTGGTGATAAAGTGGATTCATACAAGATATTAATTCTGGAAATAATGGAGATGTTAGGCTATTCCCGCAGTATAGAGGATTTTTTTCCAATGTTCGGTTGGGTTGATTGGCTTACTGGATTGAGGGGAAAGGTGGCTAAAGCAGCCAAAGGGGTTGATGATTTTCTGGAAGGTGTTCTTAAAGAACATCTAACTGCTCGTGCATCGAATAATGCTAGTGCAGACAATGACTTTGTTTCCATTTTGCTTGAGATTCAGGAGGCAGATGCTGGCTCTACTATGGATAATGAATGTATCAAATCTCTCATCTGG GATATGTTGGGTGCTGGAACTGAAACAATATCGACAGCTTTGGAGTGGACACTAGCAGCGCTTATAAAAAACCCCGATGCCATGCTCAAATTGCAGAATGAGGTCAGAGAAATTGGCAAAGGCAAATCAAAGATATCAGAGGCTGATTTAGGCAAAATGACTTACCTGCAAGCGGTAATGAAAGAGAGTATGCGATTGTATTTTACAGCCCCGCTTCTAGTTCCTAGAGAATCGAGGCAGGACGTGAAATTTATGGGGTATGACATAAGCGCAGGAACACAAGTACTGATAAATGTATGGGCAATTGCAAGAGACCCTTCATTGTGGGAAAAACCAGAGGAGTTCCGGCCTGAGAGGTTCTTAAATAGTCATATTGATTACAAAGGCTTTAACTATGAGTATCTTCCCTTTGGAGCAGGTCGGAGGGGTTGTCCTGGGATTCAGTTTGCAATGGCTGTTAATGAGCTTGTAGTTGCAAATGTCATTCACAAGTTCAACTTCGAATTGCCTGATGGCGAAAGATTGGAAGATTTGGATATGACTGCTGTTAGTGGCATTACTCTTCGTAAAAAATCTCCTCTCTTGGTGGTTGCCAGACCACACGTTTGA